GTCGCCTCCACGGCGGCGCAAGAGTCGATGAGCGGACAGTGGACGCTCGAGGCGAAGCCCGGCGGCGACCGCGTATATCTGACGATCAACCGCCGAAGTGAAAGAGGCGGCCACCACTCATCGTCCTCCGACATTCGAGCCGACGCTCTGAGAGGCCTGTCCATCGCGCAAGCCTCGGGCAGCGGCTCGGCGGTCAACTTTCAAATTGTCCGCGACGCCGGAACGCTAAACTGCGAAGGCTGGTTCAAGAATGGCAACGGCTCGGGGCATTTCACGTTTACACCAAATCAGAACTTTGCCTCAGAAATGAGAAGTCTGGGCCACGAAAGGATGACGGAAGAGACCTTGTTTTCGATGGCGGTGCACGACATAGGTCTGCAATTCATTCGCGAGTTGAGCACGCTCGGCTATGACCACCTGACAACCGACAATCTCTTCGCTATGCGCATTCACGGCGCCGATCCGCAATTCATCAAGGCGATGAAGGACGAGGGATATGACCAGGTGCCGGTCGATAATCTGGTGGCCATGCGAATTCATGGCGTGAGGCCCGAGTTCATTCGAGAGCTCAAATCGCTCGGATATGAGCACCAGCCCCTCGATCAGCTCGTTGCGATGCGCATACACGGTGTGAGCGCCGAGTTCATCAAAGGACTGCAAGACGCAGGTTATCGCTTGCCGCCGATCGATCAACTCATCGCGATGCGAATTCACGGCGTGAAGAATGAATTCATCAAGGAGTTGAAGGAGCTTGGCTACGACCGCGTTTCAATGGATCAACTCGTCGCGATGCGCATCCACGGTGTGAGCACGGGGTTCATAAGAGAGATCAAGGCACTGGGCTACGAGCGCGTATCTCCGGACCAGCTTGTAACGATGCGAATACACGGAGTCAGTCCGGGGTTCATTCAGAAGATGAAGACGCGCGGGTTCAACGACGCTACGATCGATCAACTGGTTGAGTTGAAGATCCACGGCTTTGACAAGTAACCACATTTGTTCGGAGGTGTGAGATGAGAGAGAAACCTGTTTCTATCCTTACGATACTCGGAGTAATCACCGTCTTAAGCCTGCTGATCGGTTCGCTGGCCACCTGTGAGACGAGCGCTCAAGATTCCTACACCGGACAGTGGATAATCGAACCGTCTCGCGTGGCTGACCGCTACCAGGTGACGTTCACATACCGGTCCGGCAGAATAGGGCGCGGCCAGAGCATGTCGGGTTTCACGATTGAGCCAGAGCGGTTCCAGGGACTTACTCAAAACCAGGTAATGTCCGCGGGGTCGCGCGTCCAGTTCCAACTCGTTCGCGATGCAGGGACGCTCAACTGCGAAGGCTGGTTCAAGGACGGCAAAGGCTCCGGACATTTCGTTTTCGCCGCGAGCCCGACATTCGCCGCCGAGCTTCAAAGGCGAGGCTATCAAGCTCCCAGCGAAGCACAGCAGTTTTCGATGACGCTGAGCGATGTCAGCCTTGCGTTAGTCGACGAGCTAAAAGCGCAGGGATATGAACGCCCGTCGCTCGATCAACTCGTTCGAATGGGCGAGCACGGAGTGAGTCTCGACTACGTTCGCGAATTGAAGGCGCAAGGCTACAGCGTCCAGTCAGTCGACTTGCTGACAAGGATGGTGGACCACGGCGTGAACCCGAAATTCATAAGGGAGCTGGATGCGCTCGGGTTCAAGGATATACCCGTCGAGACCCTGATCCGAACTGTGGATCACGGGGTCACGCCACGGTTCATCCGTGAGCTTCAAGCTGCGGGTTACACGGATCTCTCGCTCGAGCAGTTGACCCGAGTGGTGGATCACGGACTCACCGCGAGCTTCATCAAGGAGATTGAATCGCTGGGCTATACTCGGCTCCCGTTAGAGAAGTTGGTGCGGATGCAAGACCATGGTGTCACCGCGAGATACATCCGCGAGATCAAAGAGGCAGGCTACGACAATCTACCGATCGAGCAATTGGTCCGCATGCAAGATCATGGAGTGACAGCGGCTTTTATCAAGAAGATGCGACAGCGCGGATTCAATGACGTATCGATAGATGAATTGATAAGGCTTGCGGATCACGGGATGAATAACTGAGTGTCCCGTGCATCTTCAGAACGTTGCATCTGGTACAGCTTGCTCCGGCTGAATAGCAGGTCTGTTCCTGCGGGATTCCCCAGTGACGCTTTCACCTAGGAACCGTCGGCTGCATTGGCAATTGCGTCCACTGTTTGGAGCGCCCTGCGAAAGTCATCGTTGAATCGCCGTGCCTCAGTGCAGATTTCCGTTACGGTCAGCCAAGCCTCTCGAAGCGAGTCCCTATGGCTATCGTAATCGGACTCGCTTTTGTATACGCGGCTTTCTATTGGCTGCTGTCCAAATCGATTCTCGGGGTGTTGCAGGCATTCCAAGTTACCGCCAAGCACCGCAGGATCGTTTGGAAGAAGAGCGGCCAGAACCCAGGCCTCGGTACTCTTGGACGGAGTGCAGAGCACTGTGCGGTCTGGCGGTCCTATTTCGCCTACCCATCGCAAGAGAACTCTCATAAGGCGGTCAGTGGTCGCACGAGGTGGAGGACATGGTTGAGCGCAAGGCAAATCGCCAGAGTTGTCTTGTATGTTAGCGCTATTATAAGTTTTATCCGCGACATCGGCGTCGAGGTGGATTACAAGAATGTCGTGGAATTCGAACAAAGGATCAGCGTCCAAGGAGCCTCCACTGCGGGCGGTTGCTTGTCGACACCATCGGTAAACGCCTCCCCATCCTCCCCCAAATTGGCCGAATCCGCCCGTTGGGAAGAAGGCTAGAGACTCCTCTGGCTGCAATTGGTTCAGGATGAACGGTCGCGGATCGAGCATGGACGAAATCGCCGCCTCGATGACCACCCTGTCGGTTGGCCCCTCCGCGACGAGAGCTAGTCTCAAAGGCTCAGACATTCGGAACTCCACCGATTAACTTGTTTACCCACATCCGCGACAGGGGCCATCCCTCATCCGCTTTGGCGCGCAAGGCCTTGGTCAACTCAACTCTGCGCACGACCGTGTGCCCTCTATTGTCGCGATCCACCGTGAACAGTCGCACGCGGTCATCCGTTAAAGGTAGGCCATCGAGCGCGACAGGATTGTGTGTGGTCAAAAGAACCTGCTTGGGGTCTGGCGAGTCAAGTAGCCATCGACATAAAGCCTCTGCAAGCCGCATAGAAAGGCGTGGATTCAATGCTTGGTCGAGGTTGTCGATCGCGAAGCAGCTAGGGACCTTTGGATGAAGAGCAAGAACTGCTGCGAAAAGGACATAAAGCGCACCCTCACTAGCGTCATAGCCGGTTAAGGCATTTCGGTCCTCCGCCATGAAGCGATCGGTAAATTGAACAACCCGCTTTGGCGAAGTTGCGGATGGTGAGAGAGGAACAGAGTGGGACCCCGCTGACTCAACGTTCTTCGCCCAGTCAATCAATGAAATCGCTTCCTTAAAGGCGCCTCTCAGACGTTTGTTGCCCTTCCGCGCCCCCCTGATTTCTCTGATGGCATCGGCCAGTCGACCACCGGAGAGACCAAGCGGCTCGCGCGATTGCAGATCTGGCGCCCCACGAAGCGTAGGAGTGTTTGCGCAGTAGATGCGGTAGCCACGTAGATCGTCAAATAGTCTCAGCGCCGGATCGCCGTTGCTCAATTCAACTACTTTCAACGCAGCAAGCCCCTGTTCCAGATTCAAATGCGTGTCTTCGGGAGATCGCGCGACAAACTTGTCATTCGGCTGGCGTTCTAGGAGCTCAGTCTCATACTGCCAGGCTGGACTCGGGTCATTAATCGGATTGCATAGCGACACTCTGTACCTAGCACCGTTTTGCTCAGCTTCAAACAGAATATGAGGGGTTTCTTTTTCTCCCTTTCGGCGCGGGAACGCCGACTTGTAGAGTTTTGGCACGCCGGGGCGAACGCCACGCCTTCGCAGCGACTCGTCGTCGACCCGTCCAGACGCTGCGGCCCCGAGAACGCCGAGGGCTTCAAGCAGGTTGCTTTTACCGCTCCCGTTAGCCCCGATAAACACATTCACTTGTCCGAGTTCGACCTCGACGGACGCTAAGGACTTGAACGATTCGACGGTGAGCTTTGTGATCATCTCGTTTGCGAGAGCATACCTGCGCAGTCGTCGGGAAGCTAGCGAAAAAGCTCTTTTGTCTGTCTACCGTAGTTGATTCAACAACCCTCTCACTTCATCAAACACCGCCGCGTCATCTTCGGCGGTGAGCTTGATCTTCAACACGCCGCTCGGGGCGAAGCTGGCGGAACCGGATGAAACAAGCGCAATCAACTTGTCCGGGTTAATCTTCGCTTGCTCGGTGAACTTCACTGCAAGCCGGTCGGCTTCGCGGTCGATCGAGATGATCCCCAACTTCGAAGCCTCACGCCGCAGACGTGAGTACTCGAACAGGTTCTCGATGGTCTCCGGGATCGGGCCGTAGCGGTCAGCGATCTCCGCGTGTACATCAGCCAGTTCTGCTTCGCTCTCGGCTGACGAGATGCGCTTATACGTCCGGAGCCGCTGGCTCATATCGTAGATGTAGTCTTCGGGTATTCGAATGTCCACGCCCAGATTGATCGCGGTCGATACTTCATCTTCAACCGGCTCGCCCTTCATCTCCCTCACCGTGCGCTCGAGCATCTGCGTGTAAAGGTCAAACCCGATCGCGTCGATCTGTCCCGATTGCTGCGCGCCTAACAGATTGCCCGCACCTCGAAGCTCGAGGTCGAGCGCGGCGATGCGAAAGCCCGCGCCGAGGTCCGAGAACTCTCGAATTGCGGCGAGCCGCCGGCGCGCGATGTCGGTCAAAGTGTCTTCGGCTGGGATTAGCAGATACGAATAGGCCCGCCGGTTCGAGCGCCCGACTCGCCCGCGCAGTTGATAGAGCTGCGCCAGACCGTACTTATCCGCCCGGTTGATGATGATAGTATTCGCGAGCGGTATGTCGATGCCGTTTTCAATGATCGTTGTGCACACCAGAACATCAAGGTCGTGACGAATGAATTTGAGGATGACGTCTTCAAGCTCCTTCTCGCCCATCTGCCCGTGACCAACGCCGAGGCGCGCTTGAGGAACGAGCCTCGAGATCAGCTCGGCAATCGTGTTGATCGTTTCGACGCGGTTGTGAACGAAGAAAACCTGCCCGCTGCGTTGAAGCTCGAGCTCGACGGCCGACCGCACGACGGATTCCGAAAACTGAACCACGTGAGTCTGAATCGCGAGCCGGTCGCGCGGCGGCGTTTCGATCACCGACATATCGCGCAACCCCGCAAGCGACATGTTCAGCGTCCTCGGAATCGGCGTTGCCGACATCGCGATCACGTCTACCTTCTTGCGCATCTGTTTGATTCGCTCTTTGTGTGCGACTCCGAACCGCTGCTCTTCATCGACCACCAGCAGACCCAGGTCTTTGAAGCGAATGTCCTTCGACAGAAGCCTGTGAGTGCCGATGACGACGTCGACCGTCCCGGCTTCAAGCGCCTTCACGACGTCCTTTA
This window of the Acidobacteriota bacterium genome carries:
- a CDS encoding AAA family ATPase, which gives rise to MITKLTVESFKSLASVEVELGQVNVFIGANGSGKSNLLEALGVLGAAASGRVDDESLRRRGVRPGVPKLYKSAFPRRKGEKETPHILFEAEQNGARYRVSLCNPINDPSPAWQYETELLERQPNDKFVARSPEDTHLNLEQGLAALKVVELSNGDPALRLFDDLRGYRIYCANTPTLRGAPDLQSREPLGLSGGRLADAIREIRGARKGNKRLRGAFKEAISLIDWAKNVESAGSHSVPLSPSATSPKRVVQFTDRFMAEDRNALTGYDASEGALYVLFAAVLALHPKVPSCFAIDNLDQALNPRLSMRLAEALCRWLLDSPDPKQVLLTTHNPVALDGLPLTDDRVRLFTVDRDNRGHTVVRRVELTKALRAKADEGWPLSRMWVNKLIGGVPNV